A genomic window from Xylanivirga thermophila includes:
- a CDS encoding lysylphosphatidylglycerol synthase transmembrane domain-containing protein, with protein sequence MDKKEKWNIIYLLINLGILAFIAFSNPEIKNIPDAINRINIYWILGGFLFTFLFWAFDALALRDVTNFTSHRLDFNQAFKVTMVGKYYTAITPLGSGSQPAQIVYMGKYGVPAGLSVSMLMIKFWVHQIGMGIFSIIAFIMKGRFIKSYSPIMFGACVVGFIFSMGGPLFLYILSAKEGLLNTIFDVSVKFLKKKNIIKEDEHFTEKIADNITQYSNTVRLLRANRKSLIRPFFVTILELPCYLGIPYFIYRSCGFSSTGMWDFILVNIFLYFAVSFVPTPGAAGASEGGFFALFDLFFPKDYILLAMLLWRLLSYYAMLIVGGCVILVDTVKKR encoded by the coding sequence ATGGACAAAAAAGAAAAATGGAATATTATATATTTACTTATAAACTTGGGTATATTAGCTTTTATTGCCTTCTCAAATCCAGAAATAAAGAATATACCTGATGCCATCAATAGAATAAATATATATTGGATTTTAGGAGGCTTTTTATTTACATTCCTATTTTGGGCGTTTGATGCACTGGCCCTTAGGGATGTGACTAATTTTACTAGCCATAGACTGGATTTTAATCAGGCGTTTAAGGTGACAATGGTAGGAAAATATTATACCGCTATTACCCCTTTAGGGAGTGGTAGCCAACCGGCCCAGATTGTATATATGGGTAAGTATGGGGTACCTGCAGGGCTTTCCGTATCCATGCTTATGATAAAGTTTTGGGTGCACCAGATAGGTATGGGTATATTCTCCATTATAGCATTTATCATGAAGGGAAGATTTATAAAAAGTTATTCTCCAATAATGTTTGGGGCGTGCGTAGTGGGCTTTATATTTTCCATGGGAGGACCGCTTTTCTTATATATATTATCTGCAAAAGAGGGGCTTTTAAATACTATATTTGATGTGAGTGTAAAGTTTTTAAAGAAGAAGAATATTATAAAAGAGGATGAGCACTTTACAGAAAAAATAGCTGATAATATAACCCAGTATTCTAATACGGTAAGGCTATTGCGAGCCAATAGGAAATCACTCATAAGGCCCTTTTTTGTCACTATCTTAGAGCTGCCATGTTATCTTGGTATACCATATTTCATATACAGAAGCTGTGGATTTTCATCTACAGGTATGTGGGATTTTATACTTGTAAATATATTCTTATATTTTGCAGTGTCTTTCGTGCCTACACCAGGAGCTGCAGGTGCGTCAGAAGGTGGATTTTTTGCTTTATTTGATCTCTTTTTCCCAAAGGATTATATACTTTTAGCTATGCTCCTTTGGAGACTTTTGAGCTACTATGCAATGCTCATAGTAGGCGGTTGTGTGATACTTGTTGATACAGTTAAAAAGCGATAG
- a CDS encoding LemA family protein, which produces MERNKTKWIVIGIIVLILVINIISGYNRLVNLNEDVENKLSQVDNQLQRRNDLIPNLVETVKGFAAQEKEVLKNVTDARTKLSGASTLEEKAEGDAELTNALSRLLVVVENYPELKSDANFRQLSDNLENTENRISIARRDYNDAAKNYNTAIRRFPGNILAKMFGFEKVEYFKAQEGAKDVPKVDFGK; this is translated from the coding sequence ATGGAAAGAAATAAAACTAAATGGATAGTAATTGGTATAATAGTTTTAATACTTGTTATCAACATAATAAGCGGATATAACAGACTGGTAAATTTAAACGAGGATGTTGAAAACAAATTAAGTCAGGTAGACAATCAGCTTCAACGTAGAAATGATTTGATACCCAACTTGGTGGAAACGGTAAAGGGATTTGCGGCTCAGGAAAAGGAAGTACTAAAGAATGTAACTGATGCACGGACAAAGCTCTCAGGTGCTTCTACATTGGAAGAGAAGGCAGAGGGTGATGCAGAACTTACCAATGCATTATCAAGATTGCTAGTGGTAGTGGAAAATTACCCTGAGTTAAAATCTGATGCAAACTTCAGGCAGTTATCTGATAATCTTGAAAATACTGAAAATAGAATATCAATTGCAAGACGGGACTATAATGATGCTGCAAAAAATTATAATACTGCCATAAGACGTTTCCCAGGAAATATACTGGCTAAAATGTTTGGATTTGAAAAGGTTGAATATTTTAAGGCACAGGAAGGTGCAAAAGATGTGCCTAAAGTAGATTTTGGCAAGTAA